DNA from Candidatus Chlorobium masyuteum:
TCCCGAGGCAACCCGTGCGGCAGTTTCACGTGCCGAAGAGCGTTCGATAACCGGACGGATATCGTCAAAACCATACTTGATCCGTCCTGCCAGATCGGCATGGCCCGGTCGTGGAATGGTGATTTTTGCCGGTGTCGCATCAGGTTTTTCAAACTGGGCCATTGTTGTTGTCCAGTTCTCCCAGTCGCGGTTTCTGATGACCAGTGTTACCGGTGAACCGATGGTTTTGCCGAACCGTACACCGGAGAGCACTTCAGCCTTGTCGGTCTCGATTTTCATCCGTCCGCCCCGCCCGTGTCCCTGCTGGCGGCGTGCCAGTTGTGCGTTGATCTCTTCCGGTGTTACCGGAACGCCTGCGGGCAGCCCTTCGACTATTGCCGAAAGAGCGGGGCCGTGGGATTCGCCGGATGTCAGGTATCGTATCATACTATTGAAAAATCTATTACGAGCTTTGATTGTTGCAAGCCATTTACCGTTCACTCAAACGGTGCACTGCGATTTAATTGAAATTCAAGAGAAAGCCCGGCTGTATCCTCATTGTACAGCCGGGCTTTCGTATTCGGATTTGAACGTTACCAAAAGGCTCAACGAAGTAATTTGGCAGCCTCTTTGGCATAGTAGGTAAAGATAAGGTCGCCACCGGCACGTTTCATGCAGAGAAGCGACTCCATCATGACCCTTTTTTCATCGATCCATCCACGTTCTGCAGCAGCCTTGACCATGGAGTATTCTCCCGAGACGTGGTAGATGGCCACAGGAACATCAAAGCGCTCTTTGGTGCGCCAGACGATGTCGAGATAGGCAAGACCGGGTTTAACCATGACGATATCAGCACCTTCCATGATGTCGAGTTCAATCTCTTTCATCGCTTCATCGGTGTTGCCGGGGTTCATCTGATAGGTTGTTTTATCTCCGAACTGGGGTGCGGAGTGCAGGGCATCGCGGAACGGGCCATAAAAACTTGATGCGTATTTGGCAGCATAGGAGAGAATGCCGATATCGGAGAAGCCTGCATCGTCAAGCGATTCACGGATTGCGCCGATACGGCCGTCCATCATGTCGCTCGGTGATACGAAATCAGCTCCGGCATTGGCATGGGAGATCGCCATTTTACAGAGTACTTCGACTGTTTCGTCGTTGAGTATGATGCCGTCCCTTACCAGACCGTCATGTCCGAAAGGGGTAAACGGGTCGAGCGCAACATCGGTCATGATGCACAGATCAGGCACCTTTGCCTTGATTGCACGCAGAGCCTCCTGAATGATGCCCTTTTCGTTATATGATTCGCTGCCATCCTCGGTTTTCTGTTCGGGAATACCGAACAGGTCGATTGACTGGATGCCGAGATCCCAGAGCTCCTGGCACTCTTTCACTGCTTTGTCGATGGAGTAACGGAAGCTTCCGGGCATGGAGGCGACCTCTTCAACAACATTGGTTCCCGGGCAGACAAAGAGCGGATAGACAAGATCGTTGACCGTCAGAGTTTTTTCCTGCACAAGGTTTCTGATCGCAGCAGATTTGCGCAGTCTTCTTGGGCGGTGGACAATATTGAGTAAATCGAGCTGGCTCATGGATGAAGACGAATTAGGGTTTTAAAAAGCCAAAAATAGTAAAATCCATGAACTTCCGGAAGCAATACCAAGAAATACCCATGGTTAAGGCGTTGTTCCGCTCTTTAAGCCGGGAAGGAAATTGTGGTAAATATTTTTAAAAAAAGATGTGTAAAATCATTGTTAATAAATCGGTCATTTCAAATCTTTTTTCTATTAAAGTTATATTGAAGGTGATTATAAGCCCCACTCGCTTTTCAAAAGATTTACCATCGATATAGAGCGTTTATGTAGTAACGGGGATCGTATCCCCTTGAGGCATTTAATAGAGTTCAAAAATAAGAAAAAAGAAAAATAACAGGAGAATATCATGAGCAAGCATGCAGTGAACAGTGGTCTTATCCATGAATTACGGATACCCATTCAGACTCAGCCGGTAACTCGGCTGCCGATACAGCGGAGTATCAAACGGACCAAAAAAGAGCCGGGCGTTCTTACCCATAATCCGGGAAAAAAAGCATTCACCCTTTTTTTTAACGGGGATAATCTTCCTGTTGAGGCAACAACTCTTCAGGCTGTTTCTGTTGACTCCGTTGAAGAGGCCTCAGAGTATCTGCTGCTCCTTGGTGAAACATGCGAGATTTATCTCTCTGTAGAATATCGTATCGACAATCCGGAACTCTATGCTTCACTCAGATCCCTCTCCTATCCCTCTCTGAGTGATTGGCCATCCCTTGCTGTTGAGAGGGCTGTCTTTTTGATGCAGAAGCTCCCTTTTGACCTGAAAAGCCTCGTAAAGAGTCCTATTGCCATAACCTCGGATGATCAGTTGCCCGGGAGGATCGACCAGAAATTTGTGCATAAAAAAAACAAAGCCAATGTTCTCGTTTCAGAGATCTTTTCTGCCGGAAAGCTGATCTATTTCAATATGCTTGACGATACTGATGAGCTGATTTTCGATCATGCTTCGGACCATGTACAGGGAATGCTGATGCTTGAAGCTTTGAGGCAGGGGGCAGTCGCCATGACACATATTCTGGGGCTCTCTTTTGACGGACAACTTGCGCTGCTGAACTATAATACTAATTTTTTTCATTATCTTGAGCGGGACACTCCGGTTGTGCTCCGGGCGTTTGGCAGTTTTGCCCGGGACGAGAAATCTGAAGACAGGAATATTACGGTCTATATCCAGGTGATGCAGTGGGGGAAGGTTTGCGCTGACGCTACCCTGACCGCCTGTGCTTTCGGGAGTACCCAGCGGTACCAGCAGCAGAAAGAGCGGATTGAAAAAATATCATCAAGAAGCAAAATGCAGTTCAAAGCAAAAGTCAGCAGGATTCATGAAGTTCAATCTACTCTGAAATGCGCGTAGCCGTAGTCGGAGGAGGGATTTCAGGGATTGCTGCCGCTTTTTACCTTACCCGGCGCAATATCAAGGTCGATCTCTACGAAGCTGAAGAGCGTATAGGCGGCAGGATCGGCAGTGAATTGCTGAATGGCCGCTGGCTTGATTTCGGAGGCAAGAATGTCGGTAAAAATTACCGCCTTTTCCGTGACTTTGTTGGCGCATGCGGTTTGCATGATTATGAGTATTTCGGTTTCAATACATCGCAGATTGTTGACGGAAAGGTTGTCAAAATCAACAAGGAGGGGGCGAAACTGCTCAACACCCTCCGCTTTATGCGTTTATGCGGTCTTGACGGCATCCGGAAGCTTTATCCGCATGTTCAGGCCATTCAGAAGGACCGCAGCGAGGGAGTACTCAACAGTGACTATTTCATCAGAGTTGCTGAACAGTATGACCACCTCTCACTGGCCGGTTATTTGAAAGAGCCCTGTGTAAGTCATGTTGTAAGGCCGGTTACCGTTCGCATGAATGGTGCGGAGCCGGATGAGTGTTATCCGGGAAATTTCGGATCAAACCTCGCTCTTGTGCTCGACAGCTATGAGCAGTTGAAAACCGGCATGCATGGAATGCTCGATGCCTTTCAGGATTTTGCTGTAAATGGTTCGCTCCGTATTCTTTCCGGCCACAGGGTCACGTCACTTTCCCGCGATCCGGGCTCACCGCTCATCAAGCTGGGTTACCTGCATGAAGGTGTTGCCGGAACGGCAGCGTATGATCGTGTAATTTCCGCACTGCCTGCCATCCGGTTGAGTGTGCTTCTTGATTCTCTGCTGCCGGATGCTTCAGCCCTGCTCCGGAAAGTCCGGTATTATCCTGTAGCGATTGCCATTGTGAAATACCATCGTGCGGTTTTTACCTCATCGCAGCGTGCCATGGTGTTCGACCACACCTATCCGCTGAGTAATGCCGGAGCATACGGTATCAATGATCTGGATCTGGTGCGTTATACCTTTAGCGGAAGGGTAGCGCGTTCGGTTATTTCAGGCTCCTCGGTTCCTGAAGAGGTTATCTCCCTCGGTGAGAAAATTGCCGGACCATGGTTTACCATCAGCGACAACAAAAGAGAGTCCTTTGCATACCGCTATATCGCTGAAGGATTGTGTGCCTATTCGCCTATGCATCACCGGCTGCTTCATGAGATTGATCAAAAGCTTGATCAGTTTGCCGGATTCGGCGCAACCGGCGATTATCGACGGGGAGCCTCTATCGAAGCATGCTTCAGGGCTGCCGGCGAGTGCGTTGACAAACTACTTGACGGAGTGCATTGAAGCTGTTATCCTACATAAAAAAGAGTATCAGGGAAGGCACCCAGGTATCAAAATTCAATACCCTTGCTGCCGCTTTGCTTGGTGCACCGGCTCATTTCTTTTTTTACTTCACCTTCAAGTACGGATTTCATCTTCCTTATGAAAATTTCACCCTTCGTCTGATTGCAACCCTTCTCTGTCTTTCCGTGTTATTCAAAGACCGATTTCCTGAATTTATAAATCGTAATTTCCCCTGGTTCTGGCACGCTTTTCTCATTTTTGTTCTCCCCTTTATTTTTACGGTCAATCTTGTCATGAATAATTTCCATGAGCTCTGGCTCTACTGGGAAATTTTCATGCTCTTTGTGTTGATATCGTTTGTGCCCAACTGGCTGATGTTTCTCATCGACCTCATTATCGGTGTTGCCGGTGCCATTCTCTTATATTTTCTCTCGGTACCTCACATTGAACTCCATCCGACCTTCAATATTCCCCTTTATGCCATTGTAATCACCTTTACCATTGTTGCCGGTATCGGGTTCAGCTACAGTAACAAAAAAGGGATAATGGCTCTCGAAAGAAACAATGCCCTGCAGGCTCTTGCCGGGGGAATCGCTCATGAGATGCGCAATCCTCTCGGGCAGATACGCTATAATTTTGATGCCATTCAGCAGGAGCTTCCGTTCTATCATCCCGAGAGTGATTTTTCTTCGATTCCGGTCAGCGGTGTCGAACGAATCTATCAACGGGTTGCCCAGGGGCAGATGGCCGTTAACCGGGGTATACAGGTTATTGAGATGATTCTTGAAGAGGTGAAGGATAGCGCCTCTTCAAAGAGCACCTTTTCCTTTTATTCCATATCTGCGGTCACTCATAAGGCGCTTGATGAGTACAGTTATGAATCGGAGGAGGAGCGTCAGAAAGTGCATTTTCAGGACGGGGAAGACTTTATGTTTCGGGGTGCGGAGAACATGTTCATCTTTGTGCTCTTTAATCTCATCCTCAATGCGCTCTATTTTTTACGATCATTTCCCGGCGGTCGTATTGATATTCGCCTGCAGCCCGGAGAGAGTCTGAACAGGCTTTATGTAAGGGACAACGGCCCGGGTGTCTCATCGGAAAATCTCGGAAAACTGTTTGATCCGTTTTTTACCTCAGGAAGAAAGGGCGGAACCGGTCTTGGTCTTGCCTTCTGCAAACGGGTTATGCGCTCTTTCGGCGGAGATATTATATGCAACTCTGTGCATGGTGAGTTTACCGAATTTGTGTTGAGTTTTCCCGTGCTTGCCGACTCTGAAATTGCCGACTATGAGGCGTTGCTCTACACGGAAAGCCGTCTCTCTTTATCAGGGAAGCGCTTTCTTCTGGCAGATGATAACCCTGAGATTCTTGCCATGATCCGCCGCTATCTTCTTCCTCTTGGAGTTGATATTGATGAGGCATTCACCGGCAGTGAGGTTATGGAGATGATTGAATCGGAACGATATGATCTGCTGCTTGTCGACCTTAATCTGCCGGTTCTTGATGCTTTTGAGCTTGCATACAGAATCAGGGGAAGCGGTAAACATCTGCCGGTAGTCGCCTATACTGCAGAGCCTTCGTATATTCTCCTTGGAAGGGCGGAAAAGTCAGGCATACAGGGACTGCTCTCTCTGCCGATTGCGCTTGCCGATCTTTTGCATCTGGTGACAGCATCCATCAAGGAAAATCCGGCGATACTGCAGGGCTCACTTGGCGGCAAAACGCTGCTCGTGGTTGATGATTCCGCAGTTAACCGCATGATTATCAGAAACATCCTTCAGAAGTTCCGTTTAACGATTGTTGAGGCGGTAAATGGTCAGGAAGCGATGGATACGCTTGAAAACCATCACTGCGATCTGATGCTGATGGATCTGCAGATGCCTGTTCTTGACGGTCTTGAAACGGCAAAGCGCATCCGTTCAGGACAATGGGATTACAGAAATATCCCTATCATTGGCATGAGCGGGAACTCGGATCCGGAAACTGTTCAGCATGCCATGCTCTCGGGAATGAACGATTATCTCCTCAAACCTCTTGACAACAGGCTGCTCTTGAAGAAAGTCGTTGCTCTGATATGAATCTGACCGGGGCGCGGGATCTCTCTTTACAACAGGAAACTCATCATGATACCGGCAGCAACGGCTGAACCGATCACTCCTGCGACATTTGGTGCCATGGCATGCATGATCAGGTGATTGGTCGGATCGGCTTTCAGTCCCTCAATCTGGGCTACCCTGGCACTTTCCGGTACAGCAGCAACACCTGCAGCTCCGATGAGCGGGTTGATTTTGTTTCCTTCCCTGAGAAAGAGGTTCATGAACCGTGCAAAAAGGATCCCTCCCGCCGTAGAGAACATGAAAGCAGTTGCTCCAAGGATGAAAATAAGCACTGAACTGCGGGTAAGAAAGGTTGTCGCCTGGGTTGAGGCTCCGATTGTCACACCAAGAATGATGGTCACGATGTCGATCATGGCGTTTCTGGCCGTATCGGCAAGACGTTTGGTCACCATCGACTCCTTGAGCAGATTTCCCAGAAACAGCATACCGAGCAGCGGAAGGGAACCGGGGGAGATGAATCCGGTCAGGAGCAGCGCAAAAACAGGAAACATGACCTTTTCCATCCTGGTAACCGAGCGTGGCGGTTTCATTTTTATTCTGCGCTCTTTCTGTGTAGTCAGAAGGCGCATGATCGGTGGTTGAATCAGCGGAACAAGCGCCATATAGGTATAGGCAGCAATAGCGATGGAACCGACGAGATGAGGCGCAAGCCGGGAGGAGAGATAGATTGCTGTCGGACCGTCAGCTCCCCCGATAATACCGATTGAAGCGGCTTCCGGATTGGTGAATCCAAGGGAGATAGCTCCGATATAGGTCATGAAAATGCCGAGCTGGGCCGCTGCTCCGAGGAGGATAAGCTTGGGGTTTGAGATCAGGGGTGAGAAATCGGTCATTGCTCCGATTCCGAGAAAAATCAGGGGAGGGAACACGCCTTTCAGCACACCCTGATAGAGATAGTTCATGACACTGCCATCCTCATAGATGCCGAGAGCCATGCCCCCATGCTCAATAAACGGGGTATTGCCGATCAGTATACCGAACCCTATCGGAACCAGAAGAATCGGTTGATATTCAAACCGGATGGCCAGATAGATGAAAAGCATTCCAACCAGAATCATCAACAGATGGCCCGGGGTGATGTTGGAAAAACCGGAGTAATCTAAAAACTGTACAAGTCCATCCATAATCGTGTTATTCAATTTCTATCAGGATATCACCCTGCATGACTGTGTCGCCTACCGCTACCCTGACACTTTTGACTGTACCGGCTTTTTCTGCAAAAATATTGTTCTCCATTTTCATCGCTTCCAGTACCAGTATCGGCTCTTCCCGTTTAACCGGTGAGCCCACCTGGACCATGAGGGCAATAATGGTACCGGGAAGCGGTGCCTTTATGATGCTCAACCCCTGGGTGATGAGCGGTTCCGGCGGTTTTGGCGGGGTTGGCGGAGTGTAGCGGACCAGTTTCGGGGTCTGCGGTCGCTTGATCTCCTGACCCAGCTCTACCTGATAGGATGTGCCGTTTACCTCTATTTCGGCACTGTTCTCCTCAAAGGATTTAATTTCGACATTGTAGCGGTTTCCGCTGATTGTGAATTTATATTTCCTCATCGTTGAAACCCTTTGAAATTAATGACGTTGTAGATTTTCGAATTCCACGGAGTATAGCTTTTGCCGACTTTTTTGATCGTCAGAATTGCTGTATCCTGATCGTGAAGCTCACTGAGATAGAGCGAGATGGCAACACTGATTGCTGCGCTCACCTCTCCGGGAATCATGTTTCCTGCCAGAGCTTTTTTTGCTTCATCACCCTCATCGTCAAATGTTCTTCTGATATTCCAGGAGAGCACTTTTGGTATTACACTGAAGAGAAGGGCGAGCAGAAAGAGCGACAGAAAGACAACACTGTAGCCGGTGACGGCCATCACCAGATGTCCGCTTGTTATAGCCGATAGATCAATCGGTAAAATTTGCTGGATGGTAGTCATGGTTTATTGCCTGTTACAGTGGAATGGTCGAGTGCTTTTTCGGAGGGTTTTGATCTTTTTTGGTCGAGAGCGTCTGAAGAGCACGGATTATTCTGAAACGGGTATTGCGTGGTTCAATGATATCGTCGATATATCCGAATTTTGCTGCCTGATAAGGGTTGGCGAATTTTTCACGATACTCCGCTGCGTTTTCTGCAACAAACCGTGCACGTTCTTCGAGATCTTCAATAGCGTTCAGATCTCTGTTCATGAGCACCTCAATGGCGCCTATCGGGCCCATGACAGCAATTTCAGCAGTTGGCCAGGCATAGTTGATATCTCCACGGAGCATTTTGGAACTCATGACGATGTATGCGCCGCCATAGGCTTTGCGGAGAATCACGGTGATTTTCGGCACCGTAGCTTCTGCATAGGCAAAAAGCAGTTTTGCTCCGTTGGTGATAATGCCGTCAAACTCCTGAGCACTGCCGGGAAGGAAGCCGGGAACATCAACAAGCGAAACAAGAGGGATATTGAAGGCATCACAGAACCGGACAAACCTTGCCGCCTTGCGTGATGCATCAATGTCAAGACATCCAGCCAGGTAGTTGGGCTGATTGGCAACAATCCCTGTTGAGATCCCATTGAAGGTCACAAAGCCGACCACAATGTTTCGTGCATATTGCCGCTGAACTTCAAGAAACTCTCCATTATCGGCAATCGAATAGATGATATCCTTGATGTCGTAAGGGATTGACGGCTTTTCGGGTATGATGGAATTCAGTTTGTCGTCAAGACGATCTGCCGGGTCATTACAGAATGCCTGGGGCGGTTCCTCAAGATTGTTCTGCGGCAGGTAACTCAACAGCTTTTTGATCAAAAGTATTCCCTCCATTTCATCTTCGCCGACAAAATGGGTGACGCCTGACTTTGTTGCATGCACCGAAGCTCCGCCCAGATCCTCTTCGGTAATGGACTCACCGGTTACGGTTTTGACCACTTTTGGACCGGTGACAAACATATGACTGGTTTTTTCGACCATGACCACGAAATCAGTAAGCGCAGGAGAGTAAACTGCGCCGCCTGCACAGGGCCCGAAAATTGCCGATATCTGGGGAATGACCCCGGATGCCATGACATTTCTCTGGAAAATGCTGCCATAGCCGGCAAGACTCCTTACACCCTCCTGGATTCTTGCCCCGCCGCTGTCGTTTATGCCTATAAATGGTGCGCCCACCTTCATTGCCTGGTCCATCACCTTGCAGATTTTCAGCGCGTTGGTTTCTGACAGCGAACCACCAAGCACCGTAAAATCCTGTGCGAACAGATAGACCAGGCGCCCGTCAATGGTTCCGTGACCGGTAATGACGCCGTCTGAAAGAAAGTTCTCTTTGTCAAGGCCGAAATCGGTTGTCCGGTGGGTGACAAACATATCATACTCTTCAAAACTCCCTTCGTCAAGCAGCATGTTGACTCGTTCGCGGGCTGTAAACTTCCCTTTTTTATGTTGCGCTTCTATGCGTTTTTCTCCACCTCCGAGGCGGGCTTTTTCGCGTTCGGCAATCAAGCGTTTCATTGTTTATTTCTGATATTGATTGACTGATTTGCCGTGAATCAGCTGCCTGACTCAATAACCCGGCTCCTGTTCCGATGAGCTTTTATGCTGTCCCGATTATGCAGAGGTGATGCAGATGGGGTCGTTTATTGCTATGTCGGTTTATTTTTCTAAAGTACTTCTGAATATTGAAAAAAAAACGGTAATAACAGCCATTATCGGCATGCCGGAACGAATAATGTTATATTTT
Protein-coding regions in this window:
- a CDS encoding acyl-CoA carboxylase subunit beta, producing the protein MKRLIAEREKARLGGGEKRIEAQHKKGKFTARERVNMLLDEGSFEEYDMFVTHRTTDFGLDKENFLSDGVITGHGTIDGRLVYLFAQDFTVLGGSLSETNALKICKVMDQAMKVGAPFIGINDSGGARIQEGVRSLAGYGSIFQRNVMASGVIPQISAIFGPCAGGAVYSPALTDFVVMVEKTSHMFVTGPKVVKTVTGESITEEDLGGASVHATKSGVTHFVGEDEMEGILLIKKLLSYLPQNNLEEPPQAFCNDPADRLDDKLNSIIPEKPSIPYDIKDIIYSIADNGEFLEVQRQYARNIVVGFVTFNGISTGIVANQPNYLAGCLDIDASRKAARFVRFCDAFNIPLVSLVDVPGFLPGSAQEFDGIITNGAKLLFAYAEATVPKITVILRKAYGGAYIVMSSKMLRGDINYAWPTAEIAVMGPIGAIEVLMNRDLNAIEDLEERARFVAENAAEYREKFANPYQAAKFGYIDDIIEPRNTRFRIIRALQTLSTKKDQNPPKKHSTIPL
- a CDS encoding sodium ion-translocating decarboxylase subunit beta, which encodes MDGLVQFLDYSGFSNITPGHLLMILVGMLFIYLAIRFEYQPILLVPIGFGILIGNTPFIEHGGMALGIYEDGSVMNYLYQGVLKGVFPPLIFLGIGAMTDFSPLISNPKLILLGAAAQLGIFMTYIGAISLGFTNPEAASIGIIGGADGPTAIYLSSRLAPHLVGSIAIAAYTYMALVPLIQPPIMRLLTTQKERRIKMKPPRSVTRMEKVMFPVFALLLTGFISPGSLPLLGMLFLGNLLKESMVTKRLADTARNAMIDIVTIILGVTIGASTQATTFLTRSSVLIFILGATAFMFSTAGGILFARFMNLFLREGNKINPLIGAAGVAAVPESARVAQIEGLKADPTNHLIMHAMAPNVAGVIGSAVAAGIMMSFLL
- the hemB gene encoding porphobilinogen synthase, with the translated sequence MSQLDLLNIVHRPRRLRKSAAIRNLVQEKTLTVNDLVYPLFVCPGTNVVEEVASMPGSFRYSIDKAVKECQELWDLGIQSIDLFGIPEQKTEDGSESYNEKGIIQEALRAIKAKVPDLCIMTDVALDPFTPFGHDGLVRDGIILNDETVEVLCKMAISHANAGADFVSPSDMMDGRIGAIRESLDDAGFSDIGILSYAAKYASSFYGPFRDALHSAPQFGDKTTYQMNPGNTDEAMKEIELDIMEGADIVMVKPGLAYLDIVWRTKERFDVPVAIYHVSGEYSMVKAAAERGWIDEKRVMMESLLCMKRAGGDLIFTYYAKEAAKLLR
- a CDS encoding AfsA-related hotdog domain-containing protein; the protein is MSKHAVNSGLIHELRIPIQTQPVTRLPIQRSIKRTKKEPGVLTHNPGKKAFTLFFNGDNLPVEATTLQAVSVDSVEEASEYLLLLGETCEIYLSVEYRIDNPELYASLRSLSYPSLSDWPSLAVERAVFLMQKLPFDLKSLVKSPIAITSDDQLPGRIDQKFVHKKNKANVLVSEIFSAGKLIYFNMLDDTDELIFDHASDHVQGMLMLEALRQGAVAMTHILGLSFDGQLALLNYNTNFFHYLERDTPVVLRAFGSFARDEKSEDRNITVYIQVMQWGKVCADATLTACAFGSTQRYQQQKERIEKISSRSKMQFKAKVSRIHEVQSTLKCA
- a CDS encoding ATP-binding response regulator, whose translation is MKLLSYIKKSIREGTQVSKFNTLAAALLGAPAHFFFYFTFKYGFHLPYENFTLRLIATLLCLSVLFKDRFPEFINRNFPWFWHAFLIFVLPFIFTVNLVMNNFHELWLYWEIFMLFVLISFVPNWLMFLIDLIIGVAGAILLYFLSVPHIELHPTFNIPLYAIVITFTIVAGIGFSYSNKKGIMALERNNALQALAGGIAHEMRNPLGQIRYNFDAIQQELPFYHPESDFSSIPVSGVERIYQRVAQGQMAVNRGIQVIEMILEEVKDSASSKSTFSFYSISAVTHKALDEYSYESEEERQKVHFQDGEDFMFRGAENMFIFVLFNLILNALYFLRSFPGGRIDIRLQPGESLNRLYVRDNGPGVSSENLGKLFDPFFTSGRKGGTGLGLAFCKRVMRSFGGDIICNSVHGEFTEFVLSFPVLADSEIADYEALLYTESRLSLSGKRFLLADDNPEILAMIRRYLLPLGVDIDEAFTGSEVMEMIESERYDLLLVDLNLPVLDAFELAYRIRGSGKHLPVVAYTAEPSYILLGRAEKSGIQGLLSLPIALADLLHLVTASIKENPAILQGSLGGKTLLVVDDSAVNRMIIRNILQKFRLTIVEAVNGQEAMDTLENHHCDLMLMDLQMPVLDGLETAKRIRSGQWDYRNIPIIGMSGNSDPETVQHAMLSGMNDYLLKPLDNRLLLKKVVALI
- a CDS encoding biotin/lipoyl-containing protein; its protein translation is MRKYKFTISGNRYNVEIKSFEENSAEIEVNGTSYQVELGQEIKRPQTPKLVRYTPPTPPKPPEPLITQGLSIIKAPLPGTIIALMVQVGSPVKREEPILVLEAMKMENNIFAEKAGTVKSVRVAVGDTVMQGDILIEIE
- a CDS encoding FAD-dependent oxidoreductase: MRVAVVGGGISGIAAAFYLTRRNIKVDLYEAEERIGGRIGSELLNGRWLDFGGKNVGKNYRLFRDFVGACGLHDYEYFGFNTSQIVDGKVVKINKEGAKLLNTLRFMRLCGLDGIRKLYPHVQAIQKDRSEGVLNSDYFIRVAEQYDHLSLAGYLKEPCVSHVVRPVTVRMNGAEPDECYPGNFGSNLALVLDSYEQLKTGMHGMLDAFQDFAVNGSLRILSGHRVTSLSRDPGSPLIKLGYLHEGVAGTAAYDRVISALPAIRLSVLLDSLLPDASALLRKVRYYPVAIAIVKYHRAVFTSSQRAMVFDHTYPLSNAGAYGINDLDLVRYTFSGRVARSVISGSSVPEEVISLGEKIAGPWFTISDNKRESFAYRYIAEGLCAYSPMHHRLLHEIDQKLDQFAGFGATGDYRRGASIEACFRAAGECVDKLLDGVH
- a CDS encoding OadG family transporter subunit is translated as MTTIQQILPIDLSAITSGHLVMAVTGYSVVFLSLFLLALLFSVIPKVLSWNIRRTFDDEGDEAKKALAGNMIPGEVSAAISVAISLYLSELHDQDTAILTIKKVGKSYTPWNSKIYNVINFKGFQR